A window of the Verminephrobacter eiseniae EF01-2 genome harbors these coding sequences:
- a CDS encoding ATPase, T2SS/T4P/T4SS family codes for MSAARPPEGEGTPVSAKSPEVIRQIADFPPHKDVLTSPRSPNIGLRIPAEFQDMIIAIGLEATRARVALDPQFEAQVARYIPPIRSALGAAGVWVHRTPLLADASVIRAVRLNAERGADTTSCLGGKSDGANLFREWVTLAKEEKATDLHIRILDGGLAEVLMRVDGELEPITGSDRGLFTKFDALDAMKSAYEMLSDRHSNSSGTFSESETLSSMIDTALGIANIRLRFSCLRGLYGPKAVVRLLASSAADSAMTFASMGFAPSHIELFERAQRLDCGAIGQMGITGSGKTTTAKTFVEAHPKYGRSAMYQVADPIEYPMLHMHQIYVQRSLLTLNEHGKKDPYNVAIESLMRSDPDLVDVGEVRDILSARAMANVAKSGHLSMFTLHVGSIAGAINRLTDPHIGLTRQELTGAGLLGLLDYQALVPILCPRCCMDQAGIVDCLHRAGDGQSLREARYIRYLARTINERFDIEPRILRFRNLSGCEHCRRRGTTGLTICAEILLPDDDWLDLSAAGKDREAMRDWRLRFSDKNPTSENMNGKLVIEHALYKACKGVIDPRNIERFGQLATLEILP; via the coding sequence ATGAGCGCCGCACGGCCGCCCGAAGGCGAAGGTACCCCAGTGAGCGCCAAGTCACCCGAGGTGATTCGGCAGATCGCCGATTTTCCGCCGCACAAGGATGTGCTGACCAGCCCCCGCTCGCCGAACATCGGCCTGCGTATTCCCGCCGAGTTCCAGGACATGATCATCGCGATCGGGCTGGAGGCCACCCGCGCGCGCGTAGCGCTGGATCCGCAATTCGAGGCGCAGGTGGCGCGCTACATCCCGCCGATTCGCTCGGCCCTGGGCGCGGCCGGGGTGTGGGTGCACCGGACGCCGCTGCTTGCCGATGCGTCGGTGATCCGGGCGGTGCGCCTGAATGCCGAGCGCGGCGCGGACACCACCTCTTGCCTGGGCGGCAAGTCCGATGGCGCCAATCTGTTTCGCGAATGGGTGACGCTGGCCAAGGAGGAAAAGGCAACCGACCTGCACATCCGCATTCTCGACGGCGGCCTGGCCGAGGTGCTGATGCGCGTGGACGGCGAGTTGGAGCCCATCACCGGCTCCGACCGGGGCTTGTTCACCAAGTTCGATGCGCTCGATGCGATGAAGTCGGCCTACGAGATGCTGTCTGATCGGCACAGCAACAGCAGCGGCACTTTCTCCGAGTCGGAGACCCTGTCGTCGATGATCGACACCGCGCTGGGTATAGCAAATATCCGGCTGCGGTTTTCTTGCCTGCGCGGGTTGTATGGCCCCAAGGCCGTCGTGCGCTTGCTCGCCTCCAGCGCGGCGGACAGCGCCATGACGTTTGCGAGCATGGGTTTTGCCCCCAGCCACATCGAGCTGTTCGAGCGGGCCCAGCGCCTCGATTGCGGCGCCATCGGGCAAATGGGCATCACGGGCTCGGGCAAAACCACGACGGCAAAAACCTTCGTCGAAGCGCATCCGAAATATGGCCGCTCGGCCATGTACCAGGTGGCCGACCCGATCGAGTATCCGATGCTGCACATGCACCAGATATATGTGCAGCGCAGTTTGCTCACGCTCAACGAACACGGCAAGAAGGACCCCTATAACGTGGCCATCGAAAGCCTGATGCGCTCCGATCCGGATCTGGTGGATGTCGGCGAGGTGCGCGACATCCTGAGTGCCCGGGCCATGGCCAACGTGGCCAAGTCCGGGCACCTGTCGATGTTCACCCTGCATGTGGGCTCGATTGCCGGCGCCATCAACCGTTTGACCGATCCGCACATCGGCCTGACGCGCCAGGAACTGACCGGCGCGGGCCTGCTGGGCTTGCTCGATTACCAGGCCCTGGTGCCGATCCTTTGCCCCCGGTGCTGCATGGATCAGGCAGGGATCGTGGATTGCTTGCATCGCGCCGGCGATGGGCAGTCGCTGCGGGAAGCGCGCTACATCAGATACCTGGCACGCACCATCAACGAAAGATTCGATATCGAGCCGCGCATTCTGCGGTTTCGCAATCTTTCGGGCTGTGAACATTGTCGCCGGCGCGGAACCACCGGGCTGACGATTTGCGCGGAGATTCTGCTGCCCGACGACGATTGGCTCGATTTGAGCGCGGCGGGCAAGGATCGGGAAGCCATGCGCGATTGGCGGCTGCGGTTTTCCGACAAAAACCCGACCTCGGAAAACATGAACGGCAAACTGGTCATCGAGCATGCCTTGTACAAGGCATGCAAGGGCGTCATCGACCCGCGCAACATCGAGCGATTCGGCCAGCTTGCCACGCTGGAGATCCTGCCATGA
- a CDS encoding toxin co-regulated pilus biosynthesis Q family protein produces MLKTIARCIILVAVAQVHAQPRIEHIGQASRSEAAPSMVDMRTDLMTAARTIFPPGWDGFAHKDMDVRRPSQLHMSAGEPWLIALDRWLAQERMTARIDWNERKFFLRGAPGGVQAPQAAPGQQAAYPGQYAGQYQGAHPAQPSAGLDQGLQQAAGTPVQHWTILTSDVRLEATFDRWAKQAGHKLVWDADRDILISAADAFTGTLPDAIDRVLASPAIRDSDYPLEAVFYANTPPVVRITRLGDQSVKE; encoded by the coding sequence ATGCTGAAGACAATCGCCCGCTGCATCATTTTGGTTGCGGTTGCGCAGGTTCATGCGCAGCCGCGTATCGAGCATATCGGCCAGGCATCCCGCAGCGAAGCCGCGCCGTCCATGGTCGATATGCGCACCGACCTGATGACGGCGGCACGAACGATATTCCCGCCCGGCTGGGATGGCTTTGCGCACAAGGACATGGATGTCCGGCGCCCGAGCCAGTTGCACATGTCAGCAGGCGAGCCTTGGTTGATCGCGCTCGATCGCTGGCTCGCCCAGGAGCGCATGACGGCGCGTATCGACTGGAACGAGCGCAAGTTCTTCCTTCGCGGCGCCCCGGGGGGCGTCCAGGCGCCTCAAGCCGCGCCCGGTCAACAGGCGGCCTATCCGGGCCAGTACGCCGGGCAATACCAGGGTGCGCACCCCGCGCAGCCCTCTGCGGGCCTCGACCAGGGATTGCAACAGGCCGCTGGCACCCCGGTGCAGCACTGGACGATCCTGACCTCGGATGTGCGTTTGGAGGCCACCTTCGACCGCTGGGCGAAGCAGGCCGGCCACAAGCTGGTCTGGGATGCGGATCGCGACATCCTGATCTCGGCCGCCGATGCCTTCACCGGCACCCTGCCCGATGCCATCGACCGCGTGCTCGCTTCGCCGGCCATTCGCGACAGCGATTACCCGCTCGAAGCCGTCTTCTACGCCAACACGCCCCCCGTGGTGCGCATCACGCGCCTGGGCGATCAATCCGTCAAGGAGTAA
- a CDS encoding lysozyme family protein, whose product MDADAGPSDGWLSVYSCANGKLVQSRVDGNDSSNASRLLRAGHAVWTNGRLDENIIDAMAEGRGIWSAAPLTTLARITGAPIPAEILTAIALKETGLNGRFWPWSIHWSGRSYRLPSRQQAVAAAKYLLAQGITNFDVSVMQVNWRWHSGKFASIQAAFDPVANIQVAGQILNEHFLATGNWRSAIARYHSRTPALHQPYLADVLGHLRRIQTSTVEPPEKHLC is encoded by the coding sequence ATGGATGCGGATGCAGGCCCGTCCGATGGCTGGTTGTCGGTTTATTCCTGCGCCAACGGCAAACTGGTTCAATCCCGTGTGGACGGCAATGATTCATCGAATGCAAGCCGGCTGCTGCGCGCGGGGCACGCTGTCTGGACGAATGGACGGCTCGATGAAAACATCATCGATGCGATGGCCGAGGGCCGGGGAATCTGGTCTGCAGCGCCGTTGACGACGCTGGCGCGCATCACGGGCGCGCCAATTCCCGCTGAAATCCTGACGGCCATCGCGCTCAAGGAAACGGGCCTGAATGGCCGCTTCTGGCCCTGGTCGATCCATTGGAGCGGCCGCAGTTACCGCCTTCCATCGCGGCAGCAAGCCGTGGCTGCGGCGAAATATCTGCTGGCACAGGGCATCACGAACTTCGATGTCTCGGTGATGCAGGTGAACTGGCGCTGGCATTCCGGAAAGTTCGCAAGCATACAAGCCGCGTTCGATCCGGTGGCCAACATCCAGGTGGCCGGCCAGATCTTGAACGAGCATTTTCTGGCCACCGGCAATTGGCGCTCGGCCATCGCCCGCTACCACAGCCGCACCCCGGCGCTCCATCAGCCCTATCTGGCCGATGTGCTGGGGCATTTGAGGCGCATTCAGACATCCACCGTTGAACCCCCCGAAAAGCACCTATGCTGA
- a CDS encoding type IV secretion system protein, whose translation MGVGKGKSAVWPLALSMISGGAYAQGQEPGPADSLVFIADIINSILGKNLIQLFVDSAMTIADKLDPLAMGLAAGLALIAMLWALLVAMIDKSSALTAMVEPLIFAVLTALLLANYGMLVNDIVQLGQEVIEVTGKSVGEAFMGFVNVFLRTFSKMFAASVKEAGFTLKFAEVLGEMLITLLFLAIAFVFILLACKELIGVFLIGPVALGIGVALGPLFIATLPLPKTRRWLDQWLNFLINAAMLTALAIIAMVLVQELVIDVADKFQTPNDKATIGKAIAIALVAAGLGKVFSAIPGFADALLPGRTGAGNAMSGKAGEGVANAVKGAGAMAAGAMAAAGAGSVMSRVGGAMGSAMGSAAQAGFDRGSAGGGEAKQAIRQAADLTDGAQK comes from the coding sequence ATGGGTGTTGGCAAAGGAAAATCCGCTGTCTGGCCATTGGCGCTGTCGATGATTTCGGGCGGTGCATATGCGCAAGGGCAAGAACCAGGCCCTGCCGATTCGTTGGTTTTCATTGCCGACATCATCAACTCCATCCTTGGGAAAAACCTGATTCAACTCTTTGTCGATTCGGCAATGACGATTGCGGACAAGCTCGATCCCCTGGCGATGGGGTTGGCGGCCGGGCTGGCGCTGATTGCCATGCTGTGGGCATTGCTGGTGGCGATGATCGACAAGAGTTCGGCGCTGACAGCGATGGTCGAGCCGCTGATTTTTGCCGTGCTGACGGCGCTCCTGCTGGCCAATTACGGCATGCTCGTCAACGATATCGTCCAGCTCGGGCAGGAGGTCATCGAGGTCACCGGAAAAAGCGTGGGGGAGGCATTCATGGGTTTCGTGAATGTGTTTCTGAGGACGTTTTCCAAAATGTTTGCCGCAAGTGTGAAAGAGGCGGGATTTACCCTCAAATTTGCAGAAGTGCTTGGTGAAATGCTGATCACCCTGCTGTTTCTGGCCATCGCTTTTGTTTTCATTTTGCTGGCCTGCAAGGAGTTGATCGGCGTGTTTCTGATTGGCCCGGTGGCCCTGGGGATTGGCGTTGCGCTCGGGCCGCTGTTCATCGCCACCCTGCCACTGCCCAAAACCCGCAGATGGCTCGATCAATGGCTGAATTTCCTGATCAACGCCGCCATGCTCACGGCCCTTGCAATCATTGCGATGGTGTTGGTGCAGGAACTGGTCATCGATGTGGCGGACAAGTTTCAAACCCCGAACGACAAGGCAACCATTGGCAAGGCCATCGCCATTGCCCTGGTGGCGGCCGGGCTGGGCAAGGTGTTCAGTGCGATTCCCGGATTCGCCGACGCGCTGCTGCCCGGGCGCACGGGTGCTGGCAATGCCATGAGTGGCAAGGCTGGCGAAGGTGTGGCCAATGCGGTGAAAGGCGCAGGCGCCATGGCCGCTGGTGCCATGGCAGCCGCTGGTGCGGGTTCCGTGATGTCGAGAGTGGGCGGCGCAATGGGTAGCGCAATGGGCAGCGCCGCGCAGGCCGGCTTTGATCGCGGCTCGGCCGGAGGCGGTGAGGCCAAGCAGGCCATCAGGCAGGCGGCTGATTTGACGGATGGCGCGCAGAAGTGA
- a CDS encoding VirB4 family type IV secretion system protein — MALRARSPEGCTESLAQFLPWLVHVTPDLVLCKDGSLLAAFEYTGVDIDEDNPLVIDSAVLQLQKALQALDERFYIWWVIDKRKKLAPDQWESDAHDGLHAAMAARRKLQYDSGRVFTIDFRAFISYTGETGVYAFMDQVRRRMTEQGQSLPAALLSGLDPARNFRNAVLHDARQLDENIRQAEGGIRQFIAANSVVSLRRMGGWKLDNCLVRMANLSHRAEPDHQVLPHSMLDAAAALSDVKFGREVLISYGPDRHVFGVALTLKDYPASAATLLGILGLHMELRLVHVIKCMSAATARATLDEVTRYYRMTQSTLLQRVGAYLNGAQPEVDPGKADLYAQCLQAMRRQLAENLGFVHHSMTLIVLDESARAAEQRADEALRSLSKIPLIRERVGLKASYLSMLPGQWATNRRLMLANAELVAQAAPLVTAEAGSNYCQHLSSQVYGKHVPPLATFQSMLGTQVHFDPFVGQVGHTLLVMPTGGGKTTFVNYCLSQFTRYERGQVIIFDRDRSCRIITGLAGGTHMDMRSNGMRLNPLSNLRHGDLGKVQAREFLLRRIAEAGDGVLAEDRQELYRVLDNVAQSSQELRLSTVWTLLPRKLQVLLSEWVEGGPFGYFDSVQDDFEVADWTCIEMRGIMSVERLARAFLDHALTVIERQLTGRPTLIYLEEASFVLNDGAFLDAIDGWLKTFRKLNAMVWLTVQSPQAVSGIESEKIRATLADNVPNLILGYNPRLENHRPLYRSMFGMTHEQVSLIGELTPKRDYLRIFSGNCQTLRTDFDDYTLAHLRSEPAYQDLFDQAKASGRQDWRGWYIGQALRRKQ; from the coding sequence ATGGCTTTGCGCGCCCGCTCGCCCGAAGGCTGCACCGAATCCCTGGCCCAGTTTCTGCCGTGGCTGGTGCATGTGACGCCGGATCTCGTGCTGTGCAAGGACGGCTCGCTGCTCGCGGCGTTCGAGTACACGGGCGTGGACATCGATGAGGACAATCCGCTCGTCATCGACAGCGCCGTGCTGCAATTGCAAAAGGCGCTGCAGGCGCTCGATGAGCGGTTCTACATCTGGTGGGTGATCGACAAGCGCAAGAAGCTGGCCCCGGATCAGTGGGAATCGGACGCGCATGACGGCCTGCACGCGGCGATGGCGGCCCGGCGCAAGCTCCAGTACGACAGCGGCCGGGTCTTCACGATCGACTTTCGGGCGTTCATCTCTTACACCGGCGAGACTGGCGTGTATGCCTTCATGGACCAGGTTCGCCGCAGGATGACAGAGCAAGGGCAGTCGCTGCCTGCGGCGCTGCTGTCGGGGCTCGATCCGGCGCGCAATTTCAGGAACGCCGTGCTGCATGACGCCCGGCAGCTCGATGAGAACATCCGGCAAGCCGAGGGCGGCATCCGTCAATTCATCGCGGCCAACAGCGTCGTCTCCTTGCGCCGCATGGGCGGCTGGAAGTTGGACAACTGCCTGGTGCGGATGGCGAACCTCAGCCACCGGGCCGAGCCGGATCACCAAGTGCTGCCCCACTCGATGCTCGACGCAGCGGCGGCGCTGTCGGATGTGAAATTCGGCCGGGAGGTGTTGATCAGCTATGGGCCCGATCGCCATGTCTTCGGTGTTGCCTTGACCCTGAAGGATTACCCGGCGTCTGCGGCCACCTTGCTGGGCATCCTGGGCCTGCACATGGAGTTGCGCCTCGTGCATGTGATCAAGTGCATGAGTGCGGCCACGGCGCGGGCCACGCTCGATGAGGTCACGCGCTACTACCGCATGACCCAGAGCACGCTGCTGCAGCGGGTGGGCGCATACCTGAACGGAGCGCAGCCCGAAGTCGATCCGGGCAAGGCCGATCTGTATGCGCAATGCCTGCAAGCGATGCGCCGGCAACTGGCAGAAAACCTGGGCTTCGTGCACCACTCGATGACGCTCATCGTGCTCGATGAGAGCGCCCGGGCGGCCGAGCAGCGTGCCGATGAGGCGCTGCGCTCGCTGAGCAAGATCCCCTTGATTCGCGAGCGTGTGGGCCTGAAAGCGTCCTACCTGTCCATGCTGCCGGGGCAGTGGGCCACCAACCGGCGGCTGATGCTCGCGAACGCCGAGCTGGTGGCCCAGGCGGCGCCGCTCGTGACCGCCGAGGCTGGCTCGAACTACTGCCAGCATCTGTCCAGCCAGGTCTATGGCAAGCATGTTCCGCCGCTGGCGACGTTCCAGTCGATGCTGGGCACGCAGGTGCATTTCGATCCGTTCGTCGGGCAGGTCGGACACACCCTGCTGGTCATGCCCACGGGCGGCGGCAAGACGACGTTCGTCAACTACTGCCTGTCCCAGTTCACGCGCTACGAGCGCGGCCAGGTCATCATCTTCGACCGCGATCGCTCATGCCGGATCATCACCGGGCTTGCCGGTGGCACGCACATGGACATGCGATCCAACGGCATGCGGCTCAATCCCCTGTCGAACCTGCGCCATGGCGACCTGGGCAAGGTGCAGGCGCGCGAGTTCCTGTTGCGCCGCATTGCCGAGGCCGGTGATGGCGTGCTCGCCGAGGATCGCCAGGAGCTGTACCGCGTGCTGGACAACGTCGCGCAATCCTCGCAGGAGCTGCGCCTGTCCACGGTGTGGACGCTGCTGCCCCGCAAGCTGCAGGTGCTGCTGTCCGAGTGGGTCGAGGGCGGGCCTTTCGGGTACTTCGATTCGGTGCAAGACGATTTCGAGGTTGCGGATTGGACCTGCATCGAGATGCGCGGCATCATGTCCGTGGAGCGGCTCGCGCGCGCCTTCCTCGACCATGCCCTGACGGTCATCGAGCGGCAACTGACCGGGCGCCCGACGCTGATCTACCTGGAGGAGGCTTCCTTTGTGCTGAACGACGGCGCGTTCCTCGACGCCATCGACGGCTGGCTCAAGACATTCCGCAAACTCAACGCGATGGTGTGGCTCACGGTGCAGTCGCCGCAAGCGGTATCGGGCATCGAAAGCGAGAAGATCCGGGCCACCCTGGCCGACAACGTGCCGAACCTGATCCTGGGCTACAACCCGCGCCTGGAAAACCACCGCCCGTTGTATCGAAGCATGTTCGGCATGACGCACGAACAGGTGTCCCTGATCGGCGAGCTGACCCCCAAGCGCGATTACCTGCGGATTTTCAGCGGCAATTGCCAGACGCTGCGCACGGATTTCGATGACTATACATTGGCCCACCTGCGCTCGGAGCCGGCCTATCAGGATCTGTTCGACCAGGCCAAGGCCAGCGGCAGGCAAGACTGGCGCGGGTGGTACATCGGACAGGCTCTGCGGAGAAAGCAATGA
- a CDS encoding ATPase, T2SS/T4P/T4SS family, with amino-acid sequence MINAEIVNGIIERALSPISQIMRDRSVTEIMVTADGRVWVERQGVIDKTELVLPEADRRIALTAVAKASGVNGTGIDLIAGGKDAVVSAAVGGLRFAGALIGVDSRGTTITIRKHLEPQERPTKDVLIEWGMLRRDQADLLTRLIIEDKKNCVFAGPTSGGKTTLANAILMDLPGNERIGLIEDAREIALRVENKECMLASPQTGLTAKVLIQHAMRSRFDRLILSETRGDDTFDLLRALSSGHGGSVTTLHAASAAGALSTLEMLFQMSLPPGVQMSPAAAQRYITNCIHLIVYCERRYCMDSGVAKSVRRVAEIALVQGVKEGEYALEYLCQ; translated from the coding sequence ATGATCAACGCGGAAATCGTCAACGGCATCATCGAGAGAGCGCTATCGCCAATCTCTCAAATCATGCGCGACAGGAGCGTCACCGAAATCATGGTGACGGCCGACGGTCGTGTCTGGGTGGAGCGCCAGGGGGTCATCGATAAAACGGAATTGGTGCTCCCGGAGGCCGATCGCCGCATTGCACTGACTGCCGTGGCCAAGGCCAGTGGCGTCAACGGCACGGGCATCGATCTGATCGCCGGCGGCAAGGATGCGGTGGTAAGTGCGGCGGTGGGCGGCCTGCGGTTTGCCGGCGCACTGATCGGTGTCGATTCCCGTGGCACGACGATCACCATCCGCAAGCACCTGGAGCCGCAGGAGCGCCCGACCAAGGATGTATTGATCGAATGGGGGATGCTCCGGCGCGATCAAGCCGACCTGCTCACGCGCCTGATCATCGAAGACAAGAAGAACTGCGTTTTTGCCGGCCCCACGTCAGGCGGAAAAACGACGCTCGCCAACGCCATTTTGATGGACCTGCCTGGCAATGAGCGCATCGGCCTCATCGAAGACGCGCGCGAGATTGCGCTGCGCGTCGAGAACAAGGAATGCATGCTGGCGAGCCCGCAAACCGGGCTGACGGCCAAGGTGCTGATTCAGCATGCCATGCGTTCGCGCTTCGATCGCTTGATTCTTTCCGAGACGCGCGGCGACGACACCTTCGATTTGTTGCGCGCACTTTCCTCCGGCCATGGCGGCAGCGTGACGACGCTGCACGCCGCATCGGCTGCGGGGGCCTTGAGCACCCTGGAGATGCTGTTTCAGATGTCCTTGCCGCCCGGGGTGCAGATGTCGCCGGCGGCGGCGCAAAGGTACATCACCAATTGCATTCATTTGATCGTGTATTGCGAGCGCCGGTATTGCATGGACAGCGGTGTGGCCAAAAGTGTGCGCCGTGTGGCTGAAATCGCCCTGGTTCAGGGAGTGAAAGAGGGTGAATATGCTCTTGAATATCTTTGCCAGTGA
- a CDS encoding nuclease-related domain-containing protein, which yields MPPSTKIMSKRSNESEAFGTNQILRAFRRTYPESRVLQNVILPLDNFGACPTAEFDVIVVCMAGVYLFEIKGYDEGRIVIDKGPDGMQLWKINKISGPVDIPNPIAQGGRKIRYLRQSIPNCQIRGFVYFTSERITIPADISADVVTTADLSYLPRVLRSDAKRRDRLLTVTTVNDIADSILMLAEGHTMEEHIQNCLATHKKPRTEGHAIH from the coding sequence TTGCCACCGTCAACGAAAATCATGAGTAAAAGGTCTAATGAATCCGAGGCATTCGGAACCAATCAAATTCTCCGGGCGTTCCGGCGCACCTATCCCGAATCCCGGGTGCTGCAGAATGTCATCCTGCCGCTGGATAACTTTGGCGCCTGTCCCACGGCCGAGTTCGACGTGATCGTGGTCTGCATGGCCGGTGTGTATCTCTTCGAGATCAAGGGCTATGATGAAGGCCGGATCGTGATCGACAAAGGCCCCGATGGCATGCAGCTTTGGAAGATCAACAAAATCAGCGGCCCGGTCGATATTCCCAACCCGATAGCCCAAGGTGGCCGCAAGATCCGCTACCTGCGCCAGTCGATCCCCAACTGCCAGATTCGCGGCTTCGTATATTTCACCAGCGAGCGCATCACCATCCCCGCCGACATCTCTGCCGACGTGGTGACTACGGCCGACCTGAGCTACCTGCCCCGTGTGCTGCGCTCCGATGCCAAGCGCCGCGACAGGCTGCTCACCGTCACAACGGTCAACGACATTGCCGATTCCATCCTGATGCTCGCCGAGGGCCACACCATGGAAGAACACATTCAGAACTGCCTTGCGACACACAAAAAGCCCAGGACC